The Syngnathus scovelli strain Florida chromosome 21, RoL_Ssco_1.2, whole genome shotgun sequence DNA segment TCCTGGCACttgaattatagaataataagaaggccagccggccggccttcCGGCACATCACAGCCTAACCTAGTTGAGATTTTCTCATGTAGGTCAGGCCTCATACAAAAAAGATTGAGTCTCATTCCTGGCCCTCGTGAGCCGAGCTCACATCTCGACGAGGAATgttgaaaaaatatttatgtGGAGCTCATGAATAGGTAGCTGGTCTTGAACTGTTAATGAGGTTTACtcacatggcaaaaaaaaaactaaaagcaaCACATggagtcggccattttgcatTATTCATCTCTTCGGGGAGCACCAGATAGCCATTTTCAACACCATGTTCCAGTCCTCGTTATCTTATTTTCATTCCGGCTCATTGTTTGTTCTCTTCATGTTTCTGCATAATGATGGACGCAGCACTGAGAGGTTGACCTAGATGGATCCATTCGGCACAAAGTAGTGCTTACGTACGTACTTATTCGGAGTCTGGGAATTCCCGAGCTGTGATGGAAAATTCTGCTTGCTTCATAAATCGTCCACCTCGCCAAATTCAAATATCAAGCTATCGACTAAATTTAGCAGCGGCACCCACTTGGACTCACGTTACTGCCCCCTACAGGTCTGAATTCAATCTGTATAAAGCCGTTCGGAAGAATCGCAGGACGTCGTTAGTGCGACTTGACTTGTCCAGAATAGCAGAagattcaagatggcggcgcttaGTATGCAACTTGGGTCACGTTAGCAAGACTTGTTATCCGCCGGTGTTTGGTGAGCGCCATTTCTTTTTCGTATCTGCCCGAGGAAGGCAAATTCATCGACGGAAGCGGTGGTGAGACATTGGTGCGCCGGTGCGATAAAGGTATTTTATCAGTTTAGCGGCGGCGGGTCTTATCGGCGCACCTTGGCATTATAAATTGTTAAATTATAAGCGGCGATGGCGGCGGCGTGCCGGCTTAGTGGCCCATCCCCTGGAGGATGCACTTCCAgctgtgatttattttgaaataatagTCCGAATTACCCGCTTTCCTTTTTTATTTGCTCCTCGGCGGCGGGAATGTTATGAAATATTTGGAAGGAATAATTTCTTGCAATGTGTTAGCGACCTCTTTTTGCACTTCAATACGTTTTTCAaatcaaattctttttttttttatatcagcaTTTTATTTGTCAAGGTTTGTTTTTCAGTGCCAATGCTTGTTTCGGTGGCGTGAAAATCGTTTTGGACAATTTGTTGACATTCCGCCTTATCTTGACTAAGCTCATTAAACACCTGACGCCTTTTTCGACTCTGTAAACATCTTGCAACACATTTGAGATTCGCTATTTGAGCTGTTATGAgtgcttaaaaaaaagaaaagagcagaTGTCAGGGAAAGTATGACTTGAGCGGCTGAGTCGTCCACATGTCACCTTTGCGCCGTATCTTCATCTGATCGAGTGCAGTCCAAACAAGGAGCAAGTGTCATCTGCTGAACTGGCGCTatctaacgttttttttttttttttttatcagcctTTTGATTTATATACACTCACGGCGCAGCACCACAGAACAGTGGGTCTTATCTTTTATCAAATGAAGATAAGACTTCTTTGAGCAGCAGTCAGCAAGTCATGAAactgagagggaggggggggggggggacatctgACTTTGAGGCTCCCAAATGTCACCCGGCCTTATTTCCATTAGTCAGTCGTGTTGCGTTTGAATGTTGCCCCCgttcccattttttttcccccctgctcTCAGCGATGCCCCCAAACAAACGGAGATTGCTTCGATAAAAATTAATCAACGCTGGagaaccctccctccctccgggaaaaagggagtgggcatatTTTTCCCTGCCAGACGCGCTCATTTGAATTTCATGCCGGATGAAACTTATGCATGGCTCGGAATGgctgaaaggaaagaaaaaagggaTGCAAAGCAACTTAATGAACTACTccagtgattcccaaccactgGGAAATGATCCAATTCCACTTAATTGCTCcatgattattatttatttcatatatCTTTCTGCATCTATCTTTGCCAGCCACGTACAGTGACAGgcggaaaaatatttttccattctTCATTTGCATGGCTAATATCCGGATGGcgctttagcattagcatcagcGGAACTATTTTGACGACGGTGGGAAAATGACGATTATTTTGTTTCTGTTATTCCAGTTGTGGGCAAAGAagtgatgtgattttttttttttttttctggaataggAGATTCTAAGTACTAAATAGTGACACGTGTGTGTTGTATGTCTGCAGCACTTTGTATGCACAGCATGTGCAGAGGTCTTCCTCGGGCAGCGCTGCATCAATATCCCTCCACCaacggcacgcacacacacacaagcaacagTAGAGTGTATTCCTCGAGAACAAACTACAAAGTGAAGACGGGAGACTGGTGAAAATAAATGACTCTTGAGACGTGGTTTGATAAATGGTTCCCtcctttcaaattgttttccGCACACATGAATATTGGCGCTTCGCACAGTCGACTCATCGGTTAAAAATCACCGCCGATTCGTGGATAAATAAAAGGGCAAAAGTACAAAAGAGGATTAGGggccagtggaaaaaaaaaaaataataattctgaGAAAGTTTTCAAGTCAGAATTGTCACTTTAAAATCAGAATTCTGAGGGTAAAGTCAGAATTCAGTTGGTTGAGGTtgggaaataaaaactttttttttttttcccagtaagATGACACCACCAATAAATATTAAAGTTACCTCATGACTTCCTTGTTCTTGTGCCCCAAGATAATTCTGACTCAGTTCACTTCCcgggcaacttttttttttttgcctgtttaTTTACTGCGCTCACGTGGCGCCCTAACGTTGTAAAAATGGGTTTGTCATACCTTCAAGCGGGCCGCTGCGGAGACATCTCATTTAATCAGTCAAAGCCATCCATCAGAGCGCAGGGGACGGGGACGCCACGCCATTTTTCAAAGTTATATATCGGGAAGTCTTGAGCCTAGCCGtgggggtgtgtgtggggggggggatctgtAAAATGGCATAAACAATTCAAGTCGCATTAGCACGCTACAAcaatcatggaaaaaaaattaatatattTCCAAAAATAAAGGATTAAAGCTAAAAATAATCCAGCCATTCACAAAATACTGAACACAAGTGATTGTAGATTTCTCCAAGAGCTAATGTGAGAGGTAATAGCTTGGTGATTACAGTACTGTACTCGTTGGATGTCATTAGGGCCAGATGCACATCACTGTTTTTAATGGCTGCTAATGAGCCTCCTAATTGACGCAAACACCGCAGGCAGTGAACTCTGAACTTTAATTGGGACAAGTCTGCTCGTATATTTGCCTTTATTGTCCCTTCCGAGGCAATGGCGTCTTTTCATCACGGCAAATAACAATCGGCGCTGTCAAAAGGAGAAGTCATTTGCCGCCGCAGATTTACGGCGAGGGAGACGCTAGGCCGACAATATCTAATTAAAAAACATTgttctgctgccatcttgtggtgtgTTCAGGTACTTCAGAATGAGCATCCCAATAGCAGGATTCTTTCTATAATAGCTATGCTCCGTTTGGACCGTGCTGGGAGTTTTGTGTGCATATATATCACATGTCAATTAATAATAAATCTGCTCGGGGGTTTAAAATACATTTAGAGAATTGTTGAAAAGGGAATAAGCGGTCCGGCCGGGCGATCCGTTTctgctccgagccgctgtttGCCCTTGCGTGTCGCATTACGCCGTCTTATCGCGTCAAGGATAATTGGAAGTGTGGGAGGGAATACCAAGCGGGGATAGCGAGGgcggccacgcaggcaggcaagaaaaaaaaaaagaaatcaaaggaCAATATTcacaagcaaaacggtgagatatgATGTCAGTTGATGGAGCCTTGGAGGACAAATATTTCATTTGACTGCTGCAGGTGGATAAGAGAAAGACAAATAGATCTTAATTTGTGTCCTGCATGATTTGGACACCTCAGAGGACTGATAAAGCAATGTCATTTGAAATCCTGTGTGTAACCCCGAATCATATATCACCATTGAagtgaattgattttttttagatttttatttcatatttactctacattttttttaatgcaagatTTTTATCCAGTGACTAACTATATTTACATTACATTATTtcatgcatttaatttttttccattaaaagCTTGCATGAATAGGGTATGAtgggtattttattttttattttttgtggagTACCAGAAAATGCAGCAAGCTCTCTCCATGGGTcaacactgccccctggtgACTTTATGGAGTTTTTGCATTTGGCCCAACCTGCACTGACTTCAACATTTTAAATGTGACCTGAGTCATACACCTTATTACAAAAATGTTCACATTCATCGAATGTTATCTATCCCGAAAGTGAGTCCCTAAATTTCCCTTGGGGAAAATGTGACTTCAACAAAGgcctgatgattttttttgctcatttacAATTTCAAAACTAAAGCGAAGGAGAGGGGGGGAGTGCTAATCAGATTGCGTCCTCCTGAGACTGCATTGTGTTGTCCGTGCTGTGTTATCATGCAAGGAAATTAATTAGGAGTTTCAACTTCTCCATCTAcagagtcattaaaaaaaataacgcaATGAGAAAATGAAAAGAGTTCACCGGGCCTCTCGGGGGGGAATAAACGTGGGAGGCGCTGCACAGGAAATGACCCACATCTCGGGTCTGGTggtgataataataaaatatggacTGAGTAGAACAAAACATTGGCAGCTGCTCAAAAAATTTTTGGTACGAGATGACCGTGTCCTTGATTCAGcaggaaaaacaaatacaagtgTGTACTTGCTCATATTGTCCACATAGTGGCACTGTTGTTTTGCACAACAATAATCTACCAGGGTCTTTAATTGAGGCCTTATTTAGTTTAGTGATCAACTTGATAGATTAGCCGGAAGCATTTATACGAGGTCATGCCATTTATTGACCTTACTGACAAACCCATCAAATATTCAAAAGCACCGTTTCGTTTAAGTTCGGTTTACGACCGGGGCCTTTAGGAGCAAATGAATCCTTTTAGGGGAAAGTGAACGACGGCCATCTGGCTGCTTATCTTTGTGACAAAGTAAACGCACGGCGCTATTGATTAGTCCAATCTCATCCTGCCACTGTTTACTAGCGACACATTAAAGGAATGAATGTCAGCGGTTAGTTTAGACAAGGGAGCTTTTCATCTCCCCTTGCACTTTCTGTGTTTATTTTTCATCCAATATAGATTTGCTTAAGTGTAAGTAGCACAGTTCCTTTCCTCAAGGCGTCAAATCAATAGATTGGCAGCTAGCCCTGATTTTCAAATCTTGTCACCTTTCGACTCGGAATTGTCTTTTGCACGTTGAagctaaaatttaaaaaaaaaatgcattaattTTTGGCAGTTTTCTTTTTACACATTGCAAAAAAGCTTAGCATTAAAGGGAcagtgtagattttttttttctattttgcaaGTGAATTAAAATTGCGGTAAATGTTAGTTTaaaatactttattttatttatttatttttatttatttgttttaccaGTCCACATTCCATTAATTGGGACTCACTGGTGTAGAGCACAGAATTACTGCTGACATGAGTACAAAACACTGCAGCGAGGATTACATGAAGACGATTTGCATGGCACAAGCAAATTGTTGACATGAGCTTTAAATCACTTGGCCGGCCGCTTCGAGTGTAACAAACACATGTTCGATTCGCAGCACTCAGAGCTGCACAAATATTGACTTTGGGTGCATTTACTAAGCCGGTGCGATTGTCTCAAAAACACTCCATTGAtatctgccaaaaaaaaaacgaacggAATTTAAAGCAacttaagggggaaaaaaagcaataaaTTGAGCAGTCAATTTGTTAAATGCCTGCATGCACTGACGCAATCGATGCCTCCCTCGCTCATTATCAGTCCGCTCACACTATCTTGGCATTGCGCATTACATAATTGTTTTGATATGTAATTAAAGATTGGGTGGAAAGTTTTCATAGGTGACCTCCAAAGGGATATTTTTAAGTGCATTGTGTACCTAATATAGTGTCCGTAAGTAGGTGACCCATTTTGCGCGGAGGGAGGGTGCACCGTCATGAAATTTGATGGTGGGTGAGCGCGCAACGTCACGCCCCTCGCCTCTCTCGCTTCATCCCCCGACAAACCCACTTGGTCTTTTGCAGCCACCTGAGTCCAGACGCATTCGTCCTTCCTCCACGACCGAACAGGATTTATACTTCTTTTGGAGGGATTTCAACTTGTTTTGGATCACCGGAAAAGACGCAATGACGGAGGGTTAAACTTTACGCGCAAGAAGAAGCGAGACTAGCTTTGAAAAAGATTGGGTTTGAGACAAAAGAGTGGTTTTCTAATACTTACGCGGCGTTTTGGTAGCCCGGGTGTGGATGCTGGGCTGCAGGGTGACGCGGGAGATGATTCGGCGTGGTCCCAAACGCGTGGAACGGATGCTTTTGTGCATGCTGGTGACCCAACAGGATGCGCACGCATGATGACCACTTGTGTATAATCGCTGGAGCACCGCTTtaaagaaagaagaaagaaaaaaaaaacaacccacgATGATTTTAACAACTTTTGCAATCCTCTTGTCATTTCCcggtaagtctttttttttgcgtCGAAAAGTGTGCGGTTGCTTTTTTACGTGTGCGTAATAGTGAGCGAGATTCTTCCCGCAACTCGCAGACTTGGCGTCCACCTTGAAGGGGGTCGACGCCAGGGCAGGCGCCAGCGCGCGTTTGGACTGCGTCAAGGCCAACGAGCAATGTCTGAAGGAGGCCACCTGCAGCACCAAGTACCGAACCATGAGGCAGTGCGTAGCGGGCAGACAGAGCGGCGCGAGTGCCGTGACGGCTCCGGAGGCGCAAGGCGAGTGCCGCAGCGCCATGGAGGCCATGAAGCAGAACCCGCTCAACCGCTGCAGGTGCAGGAGGGGCATGAAGAAGGAGAAGAACTGCCTGCGCATCTTCTGGAGCATTTATCAGAGTTTACAGGGTACTGTTTGAGGTGTTCCTAATCAAATGACGCACATAATATGTCATCATGTTCCCCCTACAGGTAATGATTTACTCGAATATTCTCCATACGAGCCGGTCAACAGCCGCCTTTCGGATATCTTTCGCTTGGCTCCCATCATTGCAGGTAAGAcggcatttttcattttttttttttttattatgttggCCAGAAATGTCGCCGCTAAGCATGTTGAGCGACAATGAAAAGAGACAAACAAAAGAGCCATTAACCATCTGTCGGCACCATTAGGGTGCATCTGTGCGTTTGGCTTGAAGGCGTGTCCTGCTCAGGCTGTCAATCAAAAAAGTGACACACAAAACATACCGTGACCTCTGTAATCAAATCCCTCTGTGGTTGCAGAAGCACGCTCTCAAAGTTCTCGGAATCAAGCCCCTCCCACGGCCATCTCGATTTCTTCTAATTCTTTTTCACTCGCGCTACTTTAAAATGATTTCCTACAAATAACAACATGGTTGCCCTGATTGATCCCAAATGTAGCATTTAAATATGACTTTCCGGAATGTTTCTCTTGTTTATGTATTGGTTTTCTTTCGTTTGGTCGGGGGAGGCGGCGCAGGAAAATAAATGGAATTGGAAACAAATGGTTGGGAGGTTTGCAGATAAGAAATAAGGCGCCCCATGAATCAAAACAAAGACTGTTTTAACACAAAAGGAgaaaaagggattttttttttgggggggggtcgaGTGCAACATTGGATGCGGTTGAGATAAGGGCAAGTGAAGCGTGCCTGAGCATACATGAGCAGCCACCTTGTGGAGTCAATTATAGGGATGAAGATGGTTATTTATCGACTACCAGACTTGACTTCactttagcttaatgctaataaaGAGCGCAAAAACAAATATTGATCCGCTAACAAATAGCATCAATCTTGCGGGGCGGTCGCCAAATGCaggtattctttatcctctgtgaggaACCACTAAGATTGAGGAGTTGAGGAGGACCATGATGCGGGCAGGACACCTTGCATGAGTCATGTGTCGGTCACACGTTATTGCATCATGACTCACGAGAGAAATGTCAgtaagcaacacacacacatgacccCACCAAGATGGCCGCCTAATGGTGGCTCTGCCTGTGGAAAAGACACAATAAGAACACAAatacttttaaaatgtttttcttcttaTGGATTGAgaggatgtttttattttatttgcattcaCTCATCGAAATGGAACGCCAGAGAGCCACTATGACTTCCCGGTGGACTTATTAAGAGCAGAAAACGGAAAGGTTTTCTTCTGCCGAGGGCGCTTTGCGTTAGATGAAGAGTCACTCGTCGGAGTCCTTGGTAATGTCAAAAAGTGAAACGCTTGCACCGTTTGTTTATGCGGCCGTCAGCCGAGCCGGCGTCGGCCAGGGAGAACAACTGCCTGAACGCGGCCAAGGCGTGCAACCTCAACGACACGTGCAAGAAGTACCGCTCGGCCTACATCACCCCGTGCACCACCCGGGTGTCGGCGTCCGAGGTGTGCAACAAGCGGAAATGTCACAAGGCCCTGAGACACTTCTTCGACAAGGTAAGGCGGGGATTTATTTTACGGGAAGAAATCTCGAAATTGTTTTCCCACGCAGGTCCCGACCAAATACAGCTACGGGATGCTCTTCTGCTCGTGTCCGGCCGGCGACCAGACGGCGTGCGCCGAGCGCCGCCGCCAGACCATCGTGCCGGCGTGCTCGTACGAGGACAAAGACAAAGCCAACTGCTTGTCTCTACAGAACGCCTGCAAGACCAACTACATCTGCAAGTGAGTTCTCCTCTCATTATCTTCTCAAAGCGGTGTTAATGGAAAGAAAATTGCATTCATGATTTTGGTCATGTTCAAATGTCAGATTGGACCTATAATAATAGCAATCACTCCAAATGATGGAAATGAGAGTTCCGAAATAGACGCCAGCCGCTTGGCGAAGTGTTCCGCACGGCACAACGAAACAAGGAAATCTAACGATGAGGAGAATTTGTTCCCGTGGTGGTTTTTGTGCTCGTTTGCAGGTCTCGGCTGGCGGATTTTATGAGCAGCTGTCAGCCGGAAGCTCGCTCCATATCGGGCTGCCTGCGAGAGAACTACGCCGACTGTCTTCTCGCCTATTCCGGCCTCATCGGTGAGCGCCGGTGTCGCTTTTTCAAAAGAGTATCGGACTTTTGGTATCGGCCTACACGTCGCAAGCTAACTACATTCTCCAGTTAATCAAAGACTTTGGTTCTCGTCTTCCATTTTGCAGGCACGGTCATCACGCCCAACTACGAG contains these protein-coding regions:
- the gfra1b gene encoding GDNF family receptor alpha-1b; this translates as MILTTFAILLSFPDLASTLKGVDARAGASARLDCVKANEQCLKEATCSTKYRTMRQCVAGRQSGASAVTAPEAQGECRSAMEAMKQNPLNRCRCRRGMKKEKNCLRIFWSIYQSLQGNDLLEYSPYEPVNSRLSDIFRLAPIIAAEPASARENNCLNAAKACNLNDTCKKYRSAYITPCTTRVSASEVCNKRKCHKALRHFFDKVPTKYSYGMLFCSCPAGDQTACAERRRQTIVPACSYEDKDKANCLSLQNACKTNYICKSRLADFMSSCQPEARSISGCLRENYADCLLAYSGLIGTVITPNYERSLGISLSPWCDCSSSGNNKPECDKFVEFFTNNRCLRNAIQAFGNGTDVGVWQPQPPVEPTLVLPSAARRGKDASGGNAADALAGPSKLDLDNDLSYHICGTLQAQKLVSNRTDDSTLCAAGDSNAITRNSPAELVRPRVWSLFLALALAFSLTLRFGGVPTL